The DNA segment GCAAATATAATTTCCATCACTGAACCGTGCATTTCACAATCTACATCACAATCTTGTTCTTCAAGTTGTTCTTCAATGGTGAGCCAAGTTTGTTCAACAATTTGATGAAATTCTTGAGTATTCATTTAACTATTCCTAAATTAACAGATAAAAAACGGAAGCGTTGAGCTTCCGTCTTTTAACCATAAATAAATTATTTTGCACGGAAAGTAATACGACCTTTTTGTAAATCGTATGGGGTCATTTCAACAGTGACTTTATCTCCTGTTAAAATACGAATATAATTTTTACGCATTTTTCCAGAAATATGAGCAGTCACAATATGTCCATTTTCTAATTCAACACGAAACATCGTATTTGGTAAGGTTTCTAAAATTGTACCCTGCATTTCAATGCAATCTTCTTTTGCCATTTATTCCTCTTTTGTTTGATTGACTTTATAAAATAATAAAACTTCGTTATTATACTCTCAACCGACCGAATTTCAATCATTAAAAAATAACAATTTAAGCCAACAATATAAAGGTTATTATGCAAAACATCATTTTTATCTACTCAAAAAATCTGACAACAGAAAAAATAGTACAGTTTGAGCAAAAATCAGGGTTAAAAATACTGAAAAAGTTAGATTACTTAGCGTATAAAATTGCATTTTTTAATGCAAATCTTACCGCTTCCTTGCAACAACTTGCCACACAAATTGAGTGTGATATTAGTTCATTAGATATTACACCAACCTTAGCACAACAAGGATTATTGGTAATGGATATGGACTCCACCGCCATTAAAATAGAATGTATCGATGAAATTGCCAAACTGACTGGCACAGGGGAATTAGTCTCTTTAATTACCGCAAGTGCAATGCGAGGCGAATTAGATTTTGAACAAAGTCTACGTCAACGAGTTGCTACATTAGAAAATGCCCCAGAAGAAATTTTGCAAAAAGTTCGTCAAATGTTACCGCTTATGGACGGTTTTGAAACGCTGATTAACACATTAAAACAAGCCAATTGGAAAATGGCTATCGCCTCAGGGGGCTTTGATTATTTTGCGGATTACTTAAAACAGAAATATCAGCTTGATGATGCCGTTTCTAATCAGCTTGAAATACAAAATGGGAAATTGACAGGTAAAGTATTAGGCAAAGTGGTGGATGCACAATATAAAGCAGAAACCCTACAACGTCTTGCTCAAGAATTTAATATTCCGCCAACTCAATGGGTTGCAGTGGGGGATGGGGCAAATGATTTACCAATGCTCAACACTGCCAGTTTAGGTATTGCATTACACGCTAAACCAAAGGTTCAAGAACAGGCACAATTTGTGGTAAACTTTGGGGACTTAGCCGCCATTGCATTATTATTAAATGCAAAGCACTTATTTAATCAATCATCTTTATAAATAGAAGGAAAATAAAATGCCATCTTTTGATATTGTATCTGAAATTACTATGCACGAAGTACGTAACGCTGTAGAAAATGCCAATCGTGAATTAACTAACCGTTGGGATTTTCGTAATGTTACTGCGACTATTGAACTCAATGAAGGGAAAGAGAGTATTAAGCTAACCTCTGAGTCCGACTTCCAAGTAGAACAGTTGCTGGATATTTTACGCAATGCAATGATTAAACGTAGCATTGAACCCTCATCATTAGAAATTCCTGATGATTATGAACACAGCGGAAAAATGTACAGCAAGGAAGTCACGCTGAAACAAGGAATTGAAAAAGAGATGGCGAAAAAAATTATTAAATTAATTAAAGACGCAAAATTAAAAGTACAAACCCAAATACAAGGTGAACAAGTTCGAGTAACTGGAAAGTCTCGCGATGACTTACAAAAAACGATTCAACTTGTAAAAGGTGCTGAATTAGGACAACCGTTTCAGTTTGAGAATTTTAGAGATTAAGTCATTCTAATAAAGAAACTATCTGATTAGGTCATCATTAAATAGTTTTTCACTTTTTAGGCTAAACATACTAGAATAACGAGGTTTGGTCGATTATGTTTAAAAAGGAAACAAAATGACACAAGAATATTTAGATTTTGAGTTACCTATTGCAGAACTTGAAGCAAAAATTGAAGCGTTACGTTCAACTGTAAATTCTGATGATAAAATTAATATTGATGATGAAATTAAACGTCTTCAAAAAAAATGTAATGAACTTACAAAAAAAACATTTGGTGATTTAGATGCGTGGCAAATCACCAAAATGGCTCGCCACCCAAACCGCCCCTATACTCTTGATTATATTGAGCGTATTTTTACTGAGTTTGATGAATTGGCAGGAGATCGTGCTTATGCAGATGATCGTGCAATTGTAGGTGGAATGGCTCGTCTTGATGGACGTCCTGTAATGATTATTGGGCACCAAAAAGGACGTAGTGTAAAACAAAAAGTATTACGCAACTTTGGAATGCCAGCACCTGAAGGTTATCGTAAGGCATTACGTTTAATGAAAATGGCAGAGCGTTTTAATATGCCGATTATCACTTTTATTGATACCCCAGGAGCATATCCAGGAGTAGGTGCTGAAGAACGTGGACAAGCTGAAGCCATTGCCCATAATCTTCGTGAAATGTCAAAATTATCTGTACCTGTTATTTGTACGGTAATCGGTGAAGGTGGTTCAGGTGGTGCGTTAGCCATTGGTGTGGGCGATAAAATTAATATGCTGCAATATGCGATTTATTCTGTGATTTCTCCTGAAGGTTGTGCGTCTATTTTATGGAAAGATGCTGAAAAAGCCTCAACCGCAGCAGAAACAATGGGTTTAACAGCGACGCGATTAAAAGAATTAAAATTGATTGATAGTGTTATTGAAGAGCCATTTGGTGGAGCTCAAAAGGATTTCGATGAAATCGCTCAAAATGTAAAACAGTGTTTACTTAAAGATTTAGACGATCTTGATACAATGTCTACAGAAGAACTTTTAGAGCGTCGTTATGCTCGATTAATGAGTTATGGTGCTTAAAATTAAGTGGTAAGATGATGAAAGAATTTAATTATAAAAAAGGTTTATTATGAAAAATGTTTTGTCCATTCAATCTCACGTTGTTTACGGTTATGCGGGTAATAAAGCAGCTGTATTTCCAATGCAAATGTTGGGTATTGATACTTGGGCATTAAATACTGTACAATTTTCCAACCATACTCAATATGGTAAATGGACAGGTATGGTTATACCCCAAGAACAAATTACAGAAATTGTACAAGGTATTGATAATATTAATGCTTTAGCTGAGTGTGATGCGGTGCTTTCAGGTTATATTGGTGCGGCTAGTCAAGGTAGTGCAATTTTAGAGGCTGTGGCTAAAATTAAAGCCAAAAATCCAAATGCAATTTATTTTTGTGATCCCGTAATGGGACATCCTGATAAGGGCTGTATTGTGGCTGATGGTGTTGCAGAGTTTTTACGAGATGAAGCAATGGTAAAGGCAGATATTATTGCCCCAAATCTTGTAGAACTACGTGAGTTAACAGGATTGGAAGTAGAAAATTTTGATCAAGCCTTAAGAGCTGTTAAAGCTATTCAATCGAAAGGGGTTAAAAAAGTCTTAGTTAAGCATTTAAGCAAAGTAGGGCAAGATCCTAATCAATTTGAAATGTTATTAGCAAACGAAGAAGGTATTTGGCACATTAGTCGTCCATTGCATACTTTTAAAGCAAAAGATCCCGTGGGAGTGGGTGATTTGACCAGTGGTATCTTTTTAGCGAATTTA comes from the Pasteurella atlantica genome and includes:
- the accA gene encoding acetyl-CoA carboxylase carboxyl transferase subunit alpha, translated to MTQEYLDFELPIAELEAKIEALRSTVNSDDKINIDDEIKRLQKKCNELTKKTFGDLDAWQITKMARHPNRPYTLDYIERIFTEFDELAGDRAYADDRAIVGGMARLDGRPVMIIGHQKGRSVKQKVLRNFGMPAPEGYRKALRLMKMAERFNMPIITFIDTPGAYPGVGAEERGQAEAIAHNLREMSKLSVPVICTVIGEGGSGGALAIGVGDKINMLQYAIYSVISPEGCASILWKDAEKASTAAETMGLTATRLKELKLIDSVIEEPFGGAQKDFDEIAQNVKQCLLKDLDDLDTMSTEELLERRYARLMSYGA
- a CDS encoding YajQ family cyclic di-GMP-binding protein → MPSFDIVSEITMHEVRNAVENANRELTNRWDFRNVTATIELNEGKESIKLTSESDFQVEQLLDILRNAMIKRSIEPSSLEIPDDYEHSGKMYSKEVTLKQGIEKEMAKKIIKLIKDAKLKVQTQIQGEQVRVTGKSRDDLQKTIQLVKGAELGQPFQFENFRD
- the infA gene encoding translation initiation factor IF-1; this translates as MAKEDCIEMQGTILETLPNTMFRVELENGHIVTAHISGKMRKNYIRILTGDKVTVEMTPYDLQKGRITFRAK
- the serB gene encoding phosphoserine phosphatase SerB codes for the protein MQNIIFIYSKNLTTEKIVQFEQKSGLKILKKLDYLAYKIAFFNANLTASLQQLATQIECDISSLDITPTLAQQGLLVMDMDSTAIKIECIDEIAKLTGTGELVSLITASAMRGELDFEQSLRQRVATLENAPEEILQKVRQMLPLMDGFETLINTLKQANWKMAIASGGFDYFADYLKQKYQLDDAVSNQLEIQNGKLTGKVLGKVVDAQYKAETLQRLAQEFNIPPTQWVAVGDGANDLPMLNTASLGIALHAKPKVQEQAQFVVNFGDLAAIALLLNAKHLFNQSSL
- the pdxY gene encoding pyridoxal kinase PdxY, coding for MKNVLSIQSHVVYGYAGNKAAVFPMQMLGIDTWALNTVQFSNHTQYGKWTGMVIPQEQITEIVQGIDNINALAECDAVLSGYIGAASQGSAILEAVAKIKAKNPNAIYFCDPVMGHPDKGCIVADGVAEFLRDEAMVKADIIAPNLVELRELTGLEVENFDQALRAVKAIQSKGVKKVLVKHLSKVGQDPNQFEMLLANEEGIWHISRPLHTFKAKDPVGVGDLTSGIFLANLLNGKSDLEAFEHTANAVNDVMTVTQKSGKYELQIISAREFIAQPISQYKAVKIS